Proteins from a genomic interval of Gossypium hirsutum isolate 1008001.06 chromosome A09, Gossypium_hirsutum_v2.1, whole genome shotgun sequence:
- the LOC107888832 gene encoding uncharacterized protein isoform X1, with the protein MANTQLQKYGTLSREQLSYLFDRFSLLISQPDFKKRIVDAVNDKQEPVAVTTAVQEEILLEMGIEPSFGLACLGKVNMTYENDQDLMIRYYRFVANEELACDEAELGPEGFAEKLHSQQKLHEQQLEMLKYMRKFHFDDQSAILEKLHHQTEDANFESEASILSAEQIQEIVRRRVSPLFRPSQLS; encoded by the exons atGGCGAATACCCAGTTGCAGAAATACGGGACATTATCAAGGGAGCAATTGTCATATCTATTTGATCGATTCTCTCTTCTTATTTCCCAGCCAG ACTTTAAGAAGAGGATTGTAGACGCTGTGAATGACAAGCAg GAACCGGTTGCTGTTACCACGGCAGTTCAGGAAGAGATACTTTTGGAGATGGGTATTG AGCCTAGCTTCGGTCTTGCATGCCTGGGGAAAGTAAATATGACTTACGAGAATGATCAAGATTTGATGATTCGTTATTATAGATTTGTTGCCAA TGAGGAGTTAGCCTGTGATGAAGCTGAGCTTGGACCTGAGGGATTTGCTGAAAAGCTTCATAGTCAACAAAAACTTCATGAGCAG CAACTGGAGATGCTAAAGTACATGCGCAAATTTCACTTCGATGACCAATCTGCCATCCTTGAGAAG TTGCACCATCAGACGGAAGATGCTAATTTTGAGAGTGAGGCATCAATTTTGTCAGCTGAGCAGATACAAGAGATTGTTCGAAGGAGGGTGTCTCCTTTATTTAGGCCAAG TCAATTGAGTTGA
- the LOC107888832 gene encoding uncharacterized protein isoform X2: MANTQLQKYGTLSREQLSYLFDRFSLLISQPDFKKRIVDAVNDKQEPVAVTTAVQEEILLEMGIEPSFGLACLGKVNMTYENDQDLMIRYYRFVANEELACDEAELGPEGFAEKLHSQQKLHEQQLEMLKYMRKFHFDDQSAILEKLHHQTEDANFESEASILSAEQIQEIVRRRVSPLFRPR; the protein is encoded by the exons atGGCGAATACCCAGTTGCAGAAATACGGGACATTATCAAGGGAGCAATTGTCATATCTATTTGATCGATTCTCTCTTCTTATTTCCCAGCCAG ACTTTAAGAAGAGGATTGTAGACGCTGTGAATGACAAGCAg GAACCGGTTGCTGTTACCACGGCAGTTCAGGAAGAGATACTTTTGGAGATGGGTATTG AGCCTAGCTTCGGTCTTGCATGCCTGGGGAAAGTAAATATGACTTACGAGAATGATCAAGATTTGATGATTCGTTATTATAGATTTGTTGCCAA TGAGGAGTTAGCCTGTGATGAAGCTGAGCTTGGACCTGAGGGATTTGCTGAAAAGCTTCATAGTCAACAAAAACTTCATGAGCAG CAACTGGAGATGCTAAAGTACATGCGCAAATTTCACTTCGATGACCAATCTGCCATCCTTGAGAAG TTGCACCATCAGACGGAAGATGCTAATTTTGAGAGTGAGGCATCAATTTTGTCAGCTGAGCAGATACAAGAGATTGTTCGAAGGAGGGTGTCTCCTTTATTTAGGCCAAGGTGA